A window from Phalacrocorax carbo chromosome 20, bPhaCar2.1, whole genome shotgun sequence encodes these proteins:
- the TNFRSF8 gene encoding tumor necrosis factor receptor superfamily member 8, with translation MAVCSLTLGLWLLLLLQDIQTAPQTPLAPSHSCDSHENWFYDETSRRCCYQCPSGYVKKKACPRDPDEDCMRCGPEQYVNEEFQKPRCDACVSCAKESDLVEKKPCSFNSSRVCECRPGLFCQTPVLNTCIRCQQHTVCKPGFGVKVRGTSTNDVTCEKCPSGTFSDQNSSTDICKPHTNCAKLNKVAQSEGNATHDRVCLDQLPTYLTPSTLSMRFSNESNNSDLRRFEEKPVTTPSTVLRSTPEKEAPVGTSPTSAKGETTAGGLVLWGVVLSVTVLLVGTLLFWKWKVCKKRILILKGKPHLHSVTAHKPGLRSQGCDLVNKYAKIILTTESGPEEKELIERTLPLETNNNLVSSTEKAYSPDLSLTDVTQSNGNAPDCSIDSRVRDHTNNRIEKIYIMKADTVIVGSISEVPSGKNCAARGCEGNVDAQENMEEELAMHYPEQETESFPGNEVMVPVEEEGKEFHHPTTATEK, from the exons ACACCATTAGCCCCATCTCATTCCTGTGATTCTCATGAGAATTGGTTCTATGATGAAACTTCACGAAGGTGCTGTTACCAGTGTCCCTCAG GCtatgttaaaaagaaagcatgtcCTAGGGACCCAGATGAAGACTGCATGAGATGTGGACCTGAACAGTATGTGAATGAAGAATTCCAAAAGCCACGATGTGACGCTTGCGTGTCATGCGCCAAAG AATCTGACCTCGTGGAGAAAAAGCCCTGCTCCTTCAATTCTAGCCGCGTGTGCGAGTGCCGGCCAGGCCTGTTCTGTCAAACCCCTGTTCTGAACACCTGCATACGATGCCAGCAGCACACCGTCTGCAAGCCTGGCTTTGGAGTCAAAGTCAGAG gcACTTCAACAAATGATGTTACTTGCGAAAAGTGCCCTTCTGGGACCTTCTCTGATCAAAACTCCAGCACCGACATCTGCAAGCCCCACACAAA CTGTGCCAAGTTAAACAAAGTAGCGCAAAGCGAAGGAAATGCCACACACGATCGGGTTTGCCTGGACCAATTGCCCACCTACCTCACCCCAAGCACTTTGTCCATGAGATTCAGCAATGAATCAAATAACTCTGACCTAAGGAGGTTTGAGGAGAAACCGGTGACCACTCCTAGTACCGTTTTACGTTCCACTCCTGAGAAGGAAGCTCCGGTTGGCACTTCTCCCACCTCAGCCAAGGGAGAGACGACAGCAGGAG GTCTAGTTCTTTGGGGAGTGGTTCTCTCTGTGACAGTACTACTTGTGGGCACGCtgttgttttggaaatggaagGTTTGCAAGAAGCGGATCCTCATCCTCAAGGGAAAGC CACATCTGCATTCCGTCACTGCTCACAAACCCGGGCTCAGATCTCAAG GTTGTGATCTAGTGAACAAATACGCA AAGATCATACTGACTACTGAGAGTGGGCCAGAAGAGAAGGAGTTAATTGAGAGAACCCTCCCTTTGGAAACCAACAATAACTTGGTCTCcagcacagaaaaagcataTAGTCCTGATCTCAGTCTGACTGATGTGACCCAGAGCAATGGAAATGCCCCAGACTGCTCTATCGATTCCCGAGTGAGAGACCACACAAATAATCGAATTG aaaaaatatacatcATGAAGGCCGACACTGTTATTGTGGGGTCCATTTCAGAAGTGCCTAGCGGCAAGAACTGTGCTGCTAGAGGATGTGAAGGTAATGTTGATGCCCAGGAAAACATGGAGGAGGAACTCGCAATGCACTATCCAGAGCAGGAAACAGAGTCTTTTCCAGGGAATGAAGTAATGGTTCCtgtggaagaggagggaaaggaattTCATCACCCCACTACTGCCACTGAAAAGTGA